From Thalassotalea euphylliae, the proteins below share one genomic window:
- the trmJ gene encoding tRNA (cytosine(32)/uridine(32)-2'-O)-methyltransferase TrmJ — protein sequence MSNDSTANTSPKMPNLSNVKIVLVNTSDCRNIGSAARAMKTMGLSQLVLVDPIEMPNGQAQALAAGATDVLANVKVVNTLEEAIADCGLVVGTSARSRTLPWPMLEPRSCGEKLIAEVPDYPVALVFGRESSGLTNEELQLCHFHVQIPANPDYSSLNLAMAVQTLSYEVRMAYLAATEAQYAKASDHSDDEEYPVVEETERMFAHFEEALKATGFIVPSHPGLVMTKLRRFINRARPDTKEVKMWRGILSSVEKTAKQLANTKFANHSDESKSEQKSD from the coding sequence ATGTCAAACGACTCTACCGCAAACACATCACCGAAAATGCCAAATCTAAGCAATGTTAAAATTGTGCTAGTCAACACCTCTGATTGTCGAAACATTGGTTCAGCAGCGCGCGCCATGAAAACCATGGGGTTAAGCCAACTTGTGCTAGTCGATCCAATTGAAATGCCGAACGGGCAAGCGCAGGCATTAGCTGCCGGCGCTACCGATGTATTGGCCAATGTAAAAGTGGTAAACACACTGGAAGAGGCAATTGCAGACTGTGGGCTAGTTGTGGGGACAAGTGCGCGCTCACGAACTTTGCCGTGGCCAATGCTAGAGCCGCGTAGTTGTGGTGAAAAATTAATTGCCGAAGTGCCTGACTACCCTGTGGCGTTAGTGTTTGGTCGTGAAAGCAGTGGCTTAACCAACGAAGAGTTACAGCTTTGTCATTTTCACGTACAAATTCCAGCAAACCCAGATTACAGTTCGTTGAACTTGGCGATGGCAGTACAAACCCTGAGTTATGAGGTGCGTATGGCTTACCTAGCCGCTACTGAGGCTCAGTACGCTAAAGCTTCTGACCATAGCGACGATGAAGAGTACCCAGTAGTAGAAGAAACCGAGCGTATGTTTGCTCATTTTGAAGAGGCGTTAAAGGCAACTGGCTTTATTGTGCCTAGTCATCCGGGTTTAGTGATGACGAAACTTCGTCGCTTTATTAACCGCGCTCGCCCAGACACCAAAGAAGTTAAAATGTGGCGTGGTATTTTGTCATCCGTTGAAAAAACGGCGAAACAGTTAGCCAATACTAAATTTGCCAATCACAGTGATGAAAGCAAGAGTGAGCAAAAAAGCGATTAA
- a CDS encoding HDOD domain-containing protein — protein MFNLDQQQINAVISSFQIPVKPEILTEMESLMEEEYPDLNDISNLIAKDVGLSAAILKVINSPFYGMNRRISEIKQAAMMLGLTTIKALVTALLLKKSFSGKACISLERFWDDAIDTANAMQFIGNRVKNEIPVDMLFTIGLFHDCGIPMLAMKYDDYKDLLINANQAHENSIAYEEKAYQTNHATLGYFVASSWHLPKDICQIIMRHHDASFIGSPTCGKGELAFCVLKAAENLTENIKRHGNSPDWSTFGDNVLSILGLSEEDYRDLMDDYSELYHEQ, from the coding sequence GTGTTTAATCTTGACCAACAACAAATTAATGCTGTTATTTCCAGTTTTCAAATTCCAGTTAAACCAGAAATATTGACCGAAATGGAGTCATTGATGGAGGAGGAATATCCCGATCTAAATGACATTTCCAACCTCATTGCAAAAGATGTTGGATTATCTGCGGCAATTCTCAAGGTCATCAACTCGCCGTTTTACGGCATGAATCGACGTATTTCGGAGATAAAACAAGCGGCAATGATGCTTGGCTTAACCACGATTAAAGCACTTGTTACGGCTTTACTCCTTAAAAAGTCGTTCTCAGGTAAGGCGTGTATTTCGCTTGAGCGATTCTGGGATGATGCCATCGACACTGCTAACGCGATGCAGTTTATTGGCAATCGCGTTAAGAACGAAATCCCCGTTGATATGCTATTTACCATCGGCTTGTTTCACGATTGCGGCATTCCAATGTTGGCAATGAAATACGATGATTATAAAGACCTGCTGATCAATGCCAATCAAGCACACGAAAACTCAATTGCGTATGAAGAAAAGGCATACCAAACAAATCACGCAACACTAGGCTATTTTGTTGCCTCCTCTTGGCATTTACCTAAAGACATATGCCAAATAATTATGCGCCATCACGATGCTTCATTTATTGGCTCACCGACTTGTGGCAAAGGTGAGCTAGCATTTTGCGTATTAAAAGCCGCAGAAAACCTAACCGAGAATATCAAGCGACACGGTAACTCACCTGACTGGTCAACGTTTGGCGACAATGTGTTATCAATACTGGGTTTATCAGAAGAAGACTACCGCGACTTGATGGACGATTACAGCGAGCTTTATCACGAACAATAA
- the suhB gene encoding inositol-1-monophosphatase has translation MHPMLNIAVRAARSAGNVIARAFEQLDKVEVESKGTNDLVTNIDKQAEQVIIDTIRKAYPKHSIVGEEHGILEGDDTDYQWVIDPLDGTTNFVKGIPHFAVSIALKVKGKLDQAVIFDPIRGELFTASRGKGAQLNGFRIRVSNAKELNGAVVATGFPFKKKQHTDAYLNMFKAMFSKTADMRRAGSAALDLAYVAAGRVDGYFEIGLKPWDTAAGELLVVEAGGLVSDFVGGNNHAKSGNIVAGSTKVLREILKDIRPFLGDSLSK, from the coding sequence ATGCATCCAATGCTAAATATCGCTGTTCGTGCTGCACGCTCAGCCGGAAATGTTATCGCTCGCGCATTCGAGCAATTAGACAAAGTGGAAGTTGAATCAAAAGGGACTAATGATTTAGTCACCAATATTGATAAGCAAGCTGAGCAAGTCATTATTGATACCATTCGCAAAGCTTACCCTAAGCACAGTATTGTTGGTGAAGAGCACGGCATTTTAGAAGGTGACGACACCGACTACCAATGGGTTATCGATCCACTTGATGGCACCACTAACTTTGTAAAAGGCATTCCTCATTTCGCTGTCTCTATTGCCCTTAAAGTAAAAGGCAAATTAGATCAGGCAGTTATTTTCGACCCTATTCGCGGTGAACTGTTTACTGCTAGCCGTGGTAAAGGTGCGCAATTAAACGGTTTCCGTATTCGCGTCTCAAACGCGAAAGAGCTAAACGGTGCTGTGGTTGCGACGGGTTTCCCATTCAAGAAAAAGCAACACACTGACGCTTACCTCAACATGTTCAAAGCTATGTTCAGTAAAACTGCTGACATGCGCCGCGCAGGCTCTGCTGCGCTTGACTTAGCTTATGTTGCTGCTGGCCGTGTTGATGGCTACTTCGAAATTGGCTTAAAGCCATGGGACACAGCAGCCGGTGAATTATTAGTTGTTGAAGCTGGTGGCCTAGTGAGTGACTTTGTTGGCGGTAACAACCACGCAAAATCAGGCAATATCGTTGCTGGTAGCACTAAAGTACTGCGTGAGATTTTAAAAGATATTCGTCCTTTCCTAGGCGACAGCCTGAGCAAATAG
- a CDS encoding M20/M25/M40 family metallo-hydrolase, whose protein sequence is MFPQPVKSNSYGRFYRVLVHSTLLAASVSAFAVTAADIGKVPPSEQPVLRDIQKQINAQRLRQDVTKLVSFGTRHTLAETASETRGIGAARRWIKAEFERISTECGGCLEVMYQKRTFSGEKRIPNPTEVVNVIAIQRGITDPNRYIVMSGDIDSRVSDPLDFSSDSPGANDNATGVAGAIEAARVLSQHKFDGTIVYAALSGEEQGLFGGKIMADIAKQENWRVEAVINNDMIGNIAGINGVINNTTARVFSEGVRYVETPEEARLRRFTGGEVDSPSRNVARYIDKVADDYIPNLDVMMVYRLDRFGRGGHHRPFNEVGFPAVRIMETNEHYDRQHQDLRTENGREYGDVLAGVDFDFNAKLTSLNAVTLAAMAWAPAPPANVKIQGAVQPSTTLSWEKPTGKMAENLAGYRIHWRLTTEPRWTKSQYVGDVSEFTLENIVIDNYFFGVSSVAKDGFESPVVFPGPAGSFGGYE, encoded by the coding sequence ATGTTTCCCCAACCTGTTAAAAGCAACTCATACGGCAGATTTTACCGTGTATTGGTGCATTCAACTTTGCTGGCAGCTTCAGTATCAGCATTCGCGGTTACTGCTGCCGATATCGGTAAAGTACCGCCGAGCGAACAGCCGGTGCTACGCGATATTCAAAAACAAATTAATGCTCAACGTCTCAGGCAGGATGTCACTAAACTGGTCAGCTTTGGGACTCGTCATACGCTAGCTGAAACCGCTTCAGAGACGCGTGGCATAGGTGCTGCGCGGCGTTGGATCAAAGCAGAGTTTGAGAGAATCTCTACTGAATGCGGTGGCTGCTTGGAAGTCATGTATCAAAAAAGGACATTTTCTGGCGAAAAACGCATTCCTAATCCCACCGAAGTTGTTAACGTGATTGCCATTCAGCGAGGGATAACAGATCCAAATCGCTATATTGTCATGAGTGGCGATATTGACTCACGCGTTAGCGACCCACTTGATTTTAGCAGTGATTCGCCCGGCGCAAACGACAATGCGACAGGTGTTGCGGGGGCGATCGAAGCTGCGCGAGTGCTTTCACAACACAAGTTTGATGGCACCATTGTGTATGCCGCGCTTTCGGGTGAAGAGCAAGGCTTATTCGGCGGCAAAATTATGGCGGATATTGCCAAACAAGAAAATTGGCGCGTAGAAGCCGTGATTAATAATGACATGATTGGCAATATTGCAGGTATCAATGGCGTGATTAACAACACAACCGCCAGAGTGTTCTCAGAAGGTGTACGTTATGTTGAGACACCAGAAGAGGCAAGACTTCGTCGTTTTACTGGGGGGGAAGTCGATTCGCCATCAAGAAATGTGGCACGTTATATCGACAAGGTGGCTGATGATTACATTCCAAATTTAGATGTGATGATGGTCTATCGCCTTGATCGCTTCGGCCGTGGCGGTCATCATCGACCGTTCAATGAAGTCGGGTTTCCTGCGGTTCGTATCATGGAAACCAATGAGCACTATGATCGTCAGCACCAAGACTTACGCACCGAAAATGGCCGTGAGTACGGTGATGTATTAGCAGGCGTTGATTTTGATTTTAATGCCAAGCTCACTTCACTTAACGCGGTAACACTTGCAGCAATGGCATGGGCGCCAGCACCACCAGCTAATGTGAAAATTCAAGGCGCTGTTCAGCCGTCAACCACGCTCAGTTGGGAAAAGCCAACGGGGAAAATGGCTGAGAATCTTGCGGGTTACCGTATTCATTGGCGCTTAACCACTGAACCAAGATGGACGAAAAGCCAATATGTCGGCGATGTCAGTGAATTTACGTTAGAGAATATTGTGATTGATAACTACTTTTTTGGTGTCAGCAGTGTTGCCAAAGACGGCTTTGAATCGCCTGTGGTATTTCCAGGGCCAGCGGGTTCGTTTGGTGGTTATGAATAA
- the cobA gene encoding uroporphyrinogen-III C-methyltransferase yields MPKNFNPNKQTFVAGEAALVGAGPGDPDLLTLQAYRFITQADVAIYDRLVSDEIMALLPQGCEKIYVGKKQADHKVPQERINEIIVEQAKLGKRVVRLKGGDPLVFGRGGEEAQYALSQGVACHIVPGMTAASSCAAYAGIPLTHRQVSRACTLITGHVQSDGSLDLPWSSLQDKQQTIVFYMGVKTLGTIVKQLEKAGRPLTTPVALIERGTTQAQKLVKGTLANIESLVTEHNIKPPSLIIIGDVVNTFEHAQLANLGYLTPSLQG; encoded by the coding sequence ATGCCTAAAAACTTCAATCCCAATAAGCAAACATTTGTTGCAGGTGAAGCAGCGCTCGTCGGCGCAGGGCCTGGCGACCCTGATTTATTAACCTTACAGGCTTATCGCTTTATTACCCAAGCAGATGTCGCAATTTACGATCGCCTTGTAAGTGATGAAATCATGGCGCTACTGCCGCAAGGTTGTGAAAAAATTTACGTTGGTAAGAAGCAAGCTGATCACAAAGTACCGCAAGAGCGAATTAACGAAATCATTGTTGAACAAGCAAAGCTTGGCAAGCGTGTGGTGCGGTTAAAAGGCGGCGACCCATTGGTCTTTGGTCGCGGGGGCGAGGAAGCGCAATACGCGCTCAGTCAAGGCGTTGCATGCCATATTGTACCCGGTATGACCGCAGCGTCTTCGTGTGCAGCTTATGCAGGCATTCCACTGACACACCGCCAAGTATCAAGGGCCTGTACTTTAATTACGGGTCATGTGCAAAGCGACGGCAGCCTGGATTTACCTTGGTCATCATTGCAAGATAAACAGCAAACCATCGTCTTTTATATGGGCGTTAAAACCCTAGGTACAATTGTTAAGCAGTTAGAAAAAGCCGGCCGACCGTTAACTACTCCTGTTGCGCTGATTGAGCGCGGTACCACTCAGGCACAAAAGCTTGTTAAAGGCACGCTCGCGAACATAGAAAGCTTAGTTACTGAGCACAACATTAAGCCGCCTTCACTGATTATTATTGGTGATGTCGTTAATACCTTTGAACACGCGCAACTTGCTAATTTAGGCTACTTAACCCCTAGCCTTCAAGGTTAG
- a CDS encoding DEAD/DEAH box helicase, with amino-acid sequence MSFSALGLLPELLKAVTEQGYQTPSPIQAKAIPAILTGRDIMAAAQTGTGKTAGFTLPILHQLASKKSRSSANQVKVLVLTPTRELAAQVADNVSRYSQHLTIRSDVVFGGVKINPQMMRLRAGVEVLTATPGRLLDLYQQNAVKFDELEAVVLDEADRMLDMGFIRDIKKILALLPKQRQSLLFSATFSPEIRELAKTLVKQPIEISVAQENTTAATIEHWLVAVDKKKKPALLDKLITEHKWSQVLVFTRTKHGANRLTRYLDGQGHKALAIHGNKSQGARTKALAQFKDKTIQVLVATDIAARGIDISQLPVVVNFELPNVQEDYVHRIGRTGRAGVDGEAISLVAADEYKQLVDIEHVIQQHIPRKEIEGFTAANPLDASRPIRPLKKKKPKKPKKTNVVKNEAQAGQTDQAKQAVQAKKVEQTGKARPHEQKQDSKARKKPRRHPNHAKAGNAVQAGQSSSTQSSSTQSNSAQSNNKQSKNNRSENAKAGKSHRNQGSSKQGRGRQGNKQGSKPSTRTNTGKPNGNNPKPRRAKKDSAN; translated from the coding sequence ATGTCGTTTTCAGCATTAGGCTTATTGCCAGAATTACTCAAGGCGGTAACCGAGCAAGGTTATCAAACGCCGTCACCCATTCAAGCGAAAGCGATCCCTGCAATTCTTACTGGCCGCGATATTATGGCGGCGGCGCAAACAGGCACTGGCAAAACAGCGGGCTTTACCTTACCCATTCTGCATCAGCTAGCAAGCAAAAAGTCACGCTCATCGGCGAACCAAGTAAAAGTCTTGGTGTTAACACCGACGCGCGAATTAGCGGCACAAGTCGCAGATAATGTTTCGCGCTACAGCCAGCATTTAACTATTCGTAGTGATGTCGTCTTTGGCGGTGTCAAAATTAACCCTCAAATGATGCGACTGCGCGCTGGGGTTGAGGTCCTAACAGCCACTCCTGGGCGATTGCTGGACTTATATCAGCAAAACGCCGTGAAGTTTGACGAGCTTGAAGCTGTCGTGCTCGACGAGGCCGATCGCATGCTGGATATGGGCTTTATTCGCGATATCAAAAAAATATTGGCACTGCTGCCTAAGCAGCGTCAAAGCTTATTGTTTTCGGCAACGTTTTCGCCAGAAATACGAGAGCTTGCGAAAACATTGGTAAAACAGCCGATCGAAATTTCTGTTGCGCAGGAAAATACCACAGCGGCCACTATTGAACACTGGTTAGTCGCGGTTGATAAGAAAAAGAAACCAGCATTACTCGATAAGCTCATTACCGAGCACAAGTGGTCGCAAGTATTGGTTTTTACGCGTACTAAACATGGTGCCAATCGATTAACACGTTATCTTGACGGCCAAGGTCATAAAGCGTTGGCTATTCATGGCAACAAAAGCCAAGGTGCGAGAACCAAAGCGCTTGCCCAATTTAAAGACAAAACAATACAAGTGTTAGTTGCCACGGATATCGCCGCGCGTGGTATTGATATTAGCCAACTGCCAGTGGTGGTGAATTTTGAACTACCCAATGTGCAAGAAGACTATGTTCATCGCATTGGTCGAACAGGCCGAGCGGGCGTTGACGGTGAGGCCATTTCGCTCGTTGCTGCTGACGAATACAAACAGCTAGTCGATATTGAGCATGTGATTCAGCAACATATTCCACGTAAGGAAATTGAAGGCTTTACAGCGGCTAACCCACTTGACGCCTCTCGCCCAATTAGGCCATTAAAGAAAAAGAAACCCAAGAAGCCTAAAAAGACTAATGTGGTGAAAAACGAAGCGCAAGCCGGACAAACTGATCAAGCTAAGCAAGCTGTGCAAGCCAAAAAAGTTGAGCAAACTGGCAAAGCTCGCCCTCACGAGCAAAAGCAGGATAGTAAGGCGCGCAAAAAGCCTCGTAGGCACCCTAATCACGCTAAAGCTGGCAATGCTGTGCAAGCTGGTCAGTCAAGCAGTACCCAGTCAAGCAGTACTCAATCAAACAGTGCTCAGTCAAACAATAAGCAATCAAAAAATAACAGATCAGAAAACGCTAAGGCTGGTAAAAGCCATCGCAATCAAGGCAGTAGCAAACAAGGGCGTGGTAGGCAAGGTAATAAGCAAGGCAGCAAACCCAGTACCAGAACAAATACTGGTAAGCCAAATGGGAATAACCCTAAGCCACGCCGAGCTAAAAAAGATTCGGCTAATTAG
- a CDS encoding transglycosylase SLT domain-containing protein, translating to MRKTKLFFISLFSTLLLAGCATPPPKNPENICEIFREHRDWYFAAKDARERWGVPIHVPMAMMYQESSFRHDALPPRDYLLGFIPWGRVSSAYGYSQAKTMTWGDYIRETDNSGADRDDFDDAIDFMGWFIFKTQKINKVSKWDAYNQYLNYHEGWGGFKRKTYKKKPWLVKVSRKVDNRARRYSSQLKSCEEELDHGWLWRLFFG from the coding sequence ATGCGCAAAACTAAGCTGTTTTTTATTAGCCTATTCAGCACACTGTTACTGGCGGGCTGTGCAACACCGCCCCCCAAGAATCCTGAAAATATCTGTGAAATCTTTCGAGAGCACCGTGATTGGTATTTTGCTGCCAAAGACGCGCGTGAACGTTGGGGCGTGCCGATCCACGTACCAATGGCAATGATGTATCAAGAAAGCTCATTCAGGCACGACGCATTACCACCACGTGACTATTTACTTGGTTTTATTCCTTGGGGAAGAGTAAGCAGTGCTTATGGTTATTCGCAAGCGAAGACGATGACTTGGGGTGACTACATTCGCGAAACGGACAATTCAGGCGCCGATCGTGATGATTTTGATGATGCTATCGACTTTATGGGCTGGTTTATTTTCAAAACCCAGAAAATCAACAAAGTGTCGAAATGGGATGCCTACAATCAGTACCTCAACTACCACGAAGGTTGGGGCGGGTTCAAACGCAAAACCTATAAGAAAAAGCCTTGGCTAGTGAAAGTGTCGCGTAAAGTTGATAATCGCGCGCGCCGCTATTCCAGCCAACTAAAAAGCTGTGAGGAAGAGTTAGACCACGGCTGGTTATGGCGACTGTTTTTTGGTTAA